One Mytilus trossulus isolate FHL-02 chromosome 5, PNRI_Mtr1.1.1.hap1, whole genome shotgun sequence DNA segment encodes these proteins:
- the LOC134717995 gene encoding C-type lectin domain family 7 member A-like: MKKETLLHVLLNVMSMSSWSLNNVCNNDDIDCQNSQISEPGEMIYGQCYRNAALRRLLKVSFLTCLKECMKTSTCFNVSYRRGWKMCDINGDLNSDVKLVQEHGCFSSNINSWPMALIGKCAGHNCAEGHKCVLIEDRTTCELAYCIGNPNAPNALLNEPYGLSRDLGHGMMYKCKKGMEISGKPFAVCRETGQWKSLFICEIQCENGWIGFGEHCYYIGPDKKTWEDSETDCQRKGSHLVKIEDASENLWLQNVIFEKNIDKLRIGAHDIIQEGTWRWIYDDTIVDFTNWGNNQPNNFNNQDCAELLKSDFRWNDGSCTSLLQYVCEK, translated from the exons atgaaaaaagagaCGTTATTGCATGTTTTACTCAATGTGATGTCAATGTCGTCTTGGTCATTGAATAATGTTTGTAACAATGATGACATTGACTGTCAAAATTCACAAATATCTGAACCAGGGGAGATGATTTACGGACAATGTTACCGCAACGCTGCACTTCGTAGATTACTGAAAGTCAGTTTTCTTACATGTCTTAAAGAATGTATGAAAACATCAACTTGCTTTAATGTCAGTTATAGACGTGGCTGGAAAATGTGTGATATAAATGGAGATCTAAATTCGGATGTAAAACTGGTACAGGAACACGGATGTTTTTCATCGAATATAAATTCATGGCCTATg GCACTAATAGGCAAATGTGCAGGACACAATTGTGCAGAAGGCCACAAATGTGTTTTGATAGAAGACAGAACTACATGTGAATTGGCAT aTTGTATCGGAAATCCTAATGCCCCTAATGCTCTATTGAATGAACCATACGGACTTTCAAGAGACCTGGGCCACGGCATGATGTATAAGTGCAAGAAGGGAATGGAAATATCTGGGAAACCTTTTGCTGTCTGTCGAGAAACAGGACAATGGAAATCTTTGTTTATCTGTG aAATACAATGTGAGAACGGGTGGATAGGGTTTGGTGAACATTGTTATTACATCGGACCTGATAAAAAAACGTGGGAAGATTCTGAA ACTGATTGCCAGAGGAAAGGTTCTCACTTGGTTAAAATAGAGGATGCATCTGAAAATCTCTGGCtgcaaaatgttatttttg AGAAAAACATTGATAAACTGAGAATTGGTGCACATGATATTATCCAAGAAGGAACATGGCGATGGATTTATGATGACACAATTGTAGATTTCACGAACTGGGGCAATAACCAGcctaataattttaacaatcAGGATTGTGCAGAATTGTTGAAATCCGATTTCCGATGGAACGATGGTTCTTGCACATCGTTGTTGCAATATGTATGTGAGAAGTAG